The Pyrus communis chromosome 9, drPyrComm1.1, whole genome shotgun sequence genome has a segment encoding these proteins:
- the LOC137745169 gene encoding nucleoside hydrolase 3-like isoform X2, giving the protein MMVGRAVWMLTVIGWLGVVQLNPVEAHPHRILVDTDVNVDDVLAFFYLLKQNKSEFDLKAITINTNGWNDAGHAVNYVYDILSVMDRDDIPVGVGGEGGIFPNDTIQPNVGGYLPIIDQGPSTAGGCRYRQSIPPGQGGRLDVNTNYGLRKALLPKGNRKYVPLQQPKAQQVMKDAISAGPITVFLMGIQTNFAIFLMTNPHLKKNIKHIYAMGGAVRSTCSGNASSVMCGDIGNLFQQDSNPYGEYNIFGDPFAAYTVLHSGIPVTLVPLDATRTIPLDEPFFKAFEQKQDTYEAQYSFQTLKMVRDTWSNDEFYKEFCIWDAFMVGVALSQMRSLERDHRENEFAKLVYMNLTVITSNRPYGISDGSNPLIDGHLIPKFGVQKNGVHSGHVQMGMKDPFCLVKEGKGKCQDGYTKETIGAEAVSILVATGAKRDHDSNSTRAKYFYDSFLDVINRPKKTERPNIRTQLPLHESVLHKPDFGKKLMGKALVFDMDMSAGDFLVLLYLLKLPVERINLKGILVSANGWATAATIDVVYDILHMMGRDDIPVGLGNVFAVGQSYSSFTSLGDCTYISSIPQGSGGSLDSDTLYGFARALPRSPRRYRLATKEFPRLGQPTALDVWKSIVKSLDPGSKITLLTNGPLTNLAEIILSENTDSVVQDVYIVGGHIRHDNEQGNLFTVPSNKYAEFNMFLDPLAAKVVFDSKLNITLIPLGIQKQVSSFQNILDKLKLTGTTPEAVFARHLLWRLWKLKQKHHRYRHMDTFLGETLGAVILGSCHPQLNPTFKFMPLKVVAEGDVSVIAQLLVDEHQSKMVKILSSVNPEAYHEEFANILGEQKQSAVVASFVEENKIIGCPTK; this is encoded by the exons ATGATGGTGGGAAGAGCTGTTTGGATGCTGACTGTGATTGGATGGCTTGGAGTTGTGCAGCTTAACCCAGTGGAAGCTCACCCTCACCGGATTCTGGTAGATACAGATGTGAACGTTGACGATGTTCTTGCTTTCTTTTATCTCTTGAAGCAAAACAAGTCGGAATTCGACTTAAAg GCAATTACTATTAATACAAATGGATGGAACGATGCAGGGCACGCTGTTAATTATGTATATGACATTCTTTCTGTGATGGATCGTGATGACATTCCGGTTGGTGTTGGAGGTGAAGGTGGTATTTTTCCAAATGATACCATCCAGCCTAATGTTGGAGGTTATCTTCCTATTATTGACCAG GGACCGTCCACTGCAGGTGGCTGTAGATACAGACAATCAATACCACCGGGCCAAGGTGGTCGTCTAGATGTAAATACAAACTATGGCTTACGCAAGGCTTTACTTCCTAAG GGTAACAGAAAATATGTACCGCTTCAGCAACCTAAAGCTCAGCAAGTGATGAAAGATGCGATATCTGCAGGTCCCATCACTGTGTTTCTTATGGGTATTCAGACAAATTTTGCCATTTTTCTTATGACAAATCCtcatttaaagaaaaatattaagcaTATATATGCCATGGGAGGTGCTGTCAGATCAACCTGCTCCGGAAATGCCTCTTCAGTGATGTGTGGTGACATTGGTAATCTGTTTCAACAAGACAGCAATCCGTATGGAGAGTACAATATCTTTGGAGATCCTTTTGCTGCGTACACG GTATTGCATTCTGGCATTCCAGTTACGCTCGTTCCTCTGGATGCAACAAGAACGATTCCTCTAGATGAGCCTTTTTTCAAAGCATTTGAGCAGAAACAGGATACATATGAGGCACAATATAGCTTCCAGACCTTGAAAATGGTTCGTGATACATGGTCGAACGATGAATTTTATAAG GAATTTTGCATCTGGGATGCTTTTATGGTTGGTGTAGCGTTATCTCAAATGCGTAGTTTAGAGAGAGATCACAGAGAAAATGAATTTGCTAAATTGGTGTACATGAACCTCACAGTGATTACTTCAAACAGACCTTATGGAATATCAGATGGCTCAAACCCTCTCATCGATGGGCATTTGATCCCAAAGTTCGGCGTACAGAAGAATGGTGTGCACAGTGGTCATGTTCAGATGGGAATGAAAGACCCATTTTGCCTCGTCAAAGAGGGGAAAGGAAAATGTCAG GATGGTTACACAAAGGAGACAATTGGCGCGGAAGCAGTTAGCATACTTGTTGCAACAGGAGCTAAGCGAGATCATGACAGTAACAGTACTCGTGCCAAATATTTCTACGACAGTTTCTTGGAT GTTATAAATCGACCTAAGAAAACTGAACGCCCGAATATTAGAACACAGCTTCCACTCCACGAGAGCGTACTTCACAAACCAGATTTCGGAAAGAAATTGATGGGTAAAGCTCTAGTATTTGATATGGATATGAGTGCTGGGGACTTTCTAGTTCTTCTGTATCTCCTAAAATTACCTGTGGAAAGGATCAACCTCAAG GGAATACTAGTTAGTGCTAATGGGTGGGCAACTGCTGCAACCATAGACGTTGTTTATGACATACTGCATATGATGGGCCGTGATGATATTCCAGTTGGTCTAGGAAATGTATTTGCAGTTGGGCAATCTTATTCATCTTTCACTTCTCTCGGAGACTGCACGTACATCAGTTCCATTCCTCAGGGTAGTGGTGGCTCCTTGGACTCTGACACACTCTATGGATTTGCTCGTGCCTTACCTCGTAGTCCTAGGAG ATACAGACTAGCAACCAAGGAATTCCCCAGACTTGGACAGCCAACTGCACTAGATGTTTGGAAGTCCATTGTAAAATCACTTGATCCAGGATCCAAGATTACTTTGTTGACCAATGGACCTTTGACAAATTTAGCCGAAATCATTCTTTCTGAGAACACAGACTCAGTGGTCCAG GATGTATATATTGTTGGGGGACACATTCGCCATGATAATGAGCAAGGAAATCTGTTCACTGTTCCTTCAAACAAATATGCAGAATTCAACATGTTTCTTGACCCTTTGGCTGCAAAAGTAGTTTTTGATTCGAAACTGAACATAACATTGATACCATTGGGGATACAGAAGCAAGTCAGTTCCTTTCAGAATATTCTTGATAAATTAAAGTTAACAGGTACGACTCCTGAAGCTGTATTTGCCCGGCATCTACTTTGGAGATTATGGAAACTGAAACAGAAGCATCATAGATACCGTCACATG GATACATTTCTAGGGGAAACCCTTGGTGCTGTAATCTTGGGTAGCTGTCATCCTCAACTAAACCCAACCTTTAAGTTTATGCCCCTCAAAGTGGTGGCTGAGGGAGATGTATCAGTGATCGCGCAGCTACTTGTTGATGAACATCAATCAAAGATGGTGAAGATACTGAGCAGTGTAAATCCAGAGGCATATCATGAAGAATTTGCTAACATATTAGGTGAACAAAAGCAGTCTGCTGTTGTAGCAAGCTTTGTTgaggaaaataaaattattgggTGCCCAACCAAATAG
- the LOC137745169 gene encoding nucleoside hydrolase 3-like isoform X3, producing MMVGRAVWMLTVIGWLGVVQLNPVEAHPHRILAITINTNGWNDAGHAVNYVYDILSVMDRDDIPVGVGGEGGIFPNDTIQPNVGGYLPIIDQGPSTAGGCRYRQSIPPGQGGRLDVNTNYGLRKALLPKGNRKYVPLQQPKAQQVMKDAISAGPITVFLMGIQTNFAIFLMTNPHLKKNIKHIYAMGGAVRSTCSGNASSVMCGDIGNLFQQDSNPYGEYNIFGDPFAAYTVLHSGIPVTLVPLDATRTIPLDEPFFKAFEQKQDTYEAQYSFQTLKMVRDTWSNDEFYKEFCIWDAFMVGVALSQMRSLERDHRENEFAKLVYMNLTVITSNRPYGISDGSNPLIDGHLIPKFGVQKNGVHSGHVQMGMKDPFCLVKEGKGKCQDGYTKETIGAEAVSILVATGAKRDHDSNSTRAKYFYDSFLDVINRPKKTERPNIRTQLPLHESVLHKPDFGKKLMGKALVFDMDMSAGDFLVLLYLLKLPVERINLKGILVSANGWATAATIDVVYDILHMMGRDDIPVGLGNVFAVGQSYSSFTSLGDCTYISSIPQGSGGSLDSDTLYGFARALPRSPRRYRLATKEFPRLGQPTALDVWKSIVKSLDPGSKITLLTNGPLTNLAEIILSENTDSVVQQDVYIVGGHIRHDNEQGNLFTVPSNKYAEFNMFLDPLAAKVVFDSKLNITLIPLGIQKQVSSFQNILDKLKLTGTTPEAVFARHLLWRLWKLKQKHHRYRHMDTFLGETLGAVILGSCHPQLNPTFKFMPLKVVAEGDVSVIAQLLVDEHQSKMVKILSSVNPEAYHEEFANILGEQKQSAVVASFVEENKIIGCPTK from the exons ATGATGGTGGGAAGAGCTGTTTGGATGCTGACTGTGATTGGATGGCTTGGAGTTGTGCAGCTTAACCCAGTGGAAGCTCACCCTCACCGGATTCTG GCAATTACTATTAATACAAATGGATGGAACGATGCAGGGCACGCTGTTAATTATGTATATGACATTCTTTCTGTGATGGATCGTGATGACATTCCGGTTGGTGTTGGAGGTGAAGGTGGTATTTTTCCAAATGATACCATCCAGCCTAATGTTGGAGGTTATCTTCCTATTATTGACCAG GGACCGTCCACTGCAGGTGGCTGTAGATACAGACAATCAATACCACCGGGCCAAGGTGGTCGTCTAGATGTAAATACAAACTATGGCTTACGCAAGGCTTTACTTCCTAAG GGTAACAGAAAATATGTACCGCTTCAGCAACCTAAAGCTCAGCAAGTGATGAAAGATGCGATATCTGCAGGTCCCATCACTGTGTTTCTTATGGGTATTCAGACAAATTTTGCCATTTTTCTTATGACAAATCCtcatttaaagaaaaatattaagcaTATATATGCCATGGGAGGTGCTGTCAGATCAACCTGCTCCGGAAATGCCTCTTCAGTGATGTGTGGTGACATTGGTAATCTGTTTCAACAAGACAGCAATCCGTATGGAGAGTACAATATCTTTGGAGATCCTTTTGCTGCGTACACG GTATTGCATTCTGGCATTCCAGTTACGCTCGTTCCTCTGGATGCAACAAGAACGATTCCTCTAGATGAGCCTTTTTTCAAAGCATTTGAGCAGAAACAGGATACATATGAGGCACAATATAGCTTCCAGACCTTGAAAATGGTTCGTGATACATGGTCGAACGATGAATTTTATAAG GAATTTTGCATCTGGGATGCTTTTATGGTTGGTGTAGCGTTATCTCAAATGCGTAGTTTAGAGAGAGATCACAGAGAAAATGAATTTGCTAAATTGGTGTACATGAACCTCACAGTGATTACTTCAAACAGACCTTATGGAATATCAGATGGCTCAAACCCTCTCATCGATGGGCATTTGATCCCAAAGTTCGGCGTACAGAAGAATGGTGTGCACAGTGGTCATGTTCAGATGGGAATGAAAGACCCATTTTGCCTCGTCAAAGAGGGGAAAGGAAAATGTCAG GATGGTTACACAAAGGAGACAATTGGCGCGGAAGCAGTTAGCATACTTGTTGCAACAGGAGCTAAGCGAGATCATGACAGTAACAGTACTCGTGCCAAATATTTCTACGACAGTTTCTTGGAT GTTATAAATCGACCTAAGAAAACTGAACGCCCGAATATTAGAACACAGCTTCCACTCCACGAGAGCGTACTTCACAAACCAGATTTCGGAAAGAAATTGATGGGTAAAGCTCTAGTATTTGATATGGATATGAGTGCTGGGGACTTTCTAGTTCTTCTGTATCTCCTAAAATTACCTGTGGAAAGGATCAACCTCAAG GGAATACTAGTTAGTGCTAATGGGTGGGCAACTGCTGCAACCATAGACGTTGTTTATGACATACTGCATATGATGGGCCGTGATGATATTCCAGTTGGTCTAGGAAATGTATTTGCAGTTGGGCAATCTTATTCATCTTTCACTTCTCTCGGAGACTGCACGTACATCAGTTCCATTCCTCAGGGTAGTGGTGGCTCCTTGGACTCTGACACACTCTATGGATTTGCTCGTGCCTTACCTCGTAGTCCTAGGAG ATACAGACTAGCAACCAAGGAATTCCCCAGACTTGGACAGCCAACTGCACTAGATGTTTGGAAGTCCATTGTAAAATCACTTGATCCAGGATCCAAGATTACTTTGTTGACCAATGGACCTTTGACAAATTTAGCCGAAATCATTCTTTCTGAGAACACAGACTCAGTGGTCCAG CAGGATGTATATATTGTTGGGGGACACATTCGCCATGATAATGAGCAAGGAAATCTGTTCACTGTTCCTTCAAACAAATATGCAGAATTCAACATGTTTCTTGACCCTTTGGCTGCAAAAGTAGTTTTTGATTCGAAACTGAACATAACATTGATACCATTGGGGATACAGAAGCAAGTCAGTTCCTTTCAGAATATTCTTGATAAATTAAAGTTAACAGGTACGACTCCTGAAGCTGTATTTGCCCGGCATCTACTTTGGAGATTATGGAAACTGAAACAGAAGCATCATAGATACCGTCACATG GATACATTTCTAGGGGAAACCCTTGGTGCTGTAATCTTGGGTAGCTGTCATCCTCAACTAAACCCAACCTTTAAGTTTATGCCCCTCAAAGTGGTGGCTGAGGGAGATGTATCAGTGATCGCGCAGCTACTTGTTGATGAACATCAATCAAAGATGGTGAAGATACTGAGCAGTGTAAATCCAGAGGCATATCATGAAGAATTTGCTAACATATTAGGTGAACAAAAGCAGTCTGCTGTTGTAGCAAGCTTTGTTgaggaaaataaaattattgggTGCCCAACCAAATAG
- the LOC137745169 gene encoding nucleoside hydrolase 3-like isoform X1: MMVGRAVWMLTVIGWLGVVQLNPVEAHPHRILVDTDVNVDDVLAFFYLLKQNKSEFDLKAITINTNGWNDAGHAVNYVYDILSVMDRDDIPVGVGGEGGIFPNDTIQPNVGGYLPIIDQGPSTAGGCRYRQSIPPGQGGRLDVNTNYGLRKALLPKGNRKYVPLQQPKAQQVMKDAISAGPITVFLMGIQTNFAIFLMTNPHLKKNIKHIYAMGGAVRSTCSGNASSVMCGDIGNLFQQDSNPYGEYNIFGDPFAAYTVLHSGIPVTLVPLDATRTIPLDEPFFKAFEQKQDTYEAQYSFQTLKMVRDTWSNDEFYKEFCIWDAFMVGVALSQMRSLERDHRENEFAKLVYMNLTVITSNRPYGISDGSNPLIDGHLIPKFGVQKNGVHSGHVQMGMKDPFCLVKEGKGKCQDGYTKETIGAEAVSILVATGAKRDHDSNSTRAKYFYDSFLDVINRPKKTERPNIRTQLPLHESVLHKPDFGKKLMGKALVFDMDMSAGDFLVLLYLLKLPVERINLKGILVSANGWATAATIDVVYDILHMMGRDDIPVGLGNVFAVGQSYSSFTSLGDCTYISSIPQGSGGSLDSDTLYGFARALPRSPRRYRLATKEFPRLGQPTALDVWKSIVKSLDPGSKITLLTNGPLTNLAEIILSENTDSVVQQDVYIVGGHIRHDNEQGNLFTVPSNKYAEFNMFLDPLAAKVVFDSKLNITLIPLGIQKQVSSFQNILDKLKLTGTTPEAVFARHLLWRLWKLKQKHHRYRHMDTFLGETLGAVILGSCHPQLNPTFKFMPLKVVAEGDVSVIAQLLVDEHQSKMVKILSSVNPEAYHEEFANILGEQKQSAVVASFVEENKIIGCPTK, from the exons ATGATGGTGGGAAGAGCTGTTTGGATGCTGACTGTGATTGGATGGCTTGGAGTTGTGCAGCTTAACCCAGTGGAAGCTCACCCTCACCGGATTCTGGTAGATACAGATGTGAACGTTGACGATGTTCTTGCTTTCTTTTATCTCTTGAAGCAAAACAAGTCGGAATTCGACTTAAAg GCAATTACTATTAATACAAATGGATGGAACGATGCAGGGCACGCTGTTAATTATGTATATGACATTCTTTCTGTGATGGATCGTGATGACATTCCGGTTGGTGTTGGAGGTGAAGGTGGTATTTTTCCAAATGATACCATCCAGCCTAATGTTGGAGGTTATCTTCCTATTATTGACCAG GGACCGTCCACTGCAGGTGGCTGTAGATACAGACAATCAATACCACCGGGCCAAGGTGGTCGTCTAGATGTAAATACAAACTATGGCTTACGCAAGGCTTTACTTCCTAAG GGTAACAGAAAATATGTACCGCTTCAGCAACCTAAAGCTCAGCAAGTGATGAAAGATGCGATATCTGCAGGTCCCATCACTGTGTTTCTTATGGGTATTCAGACAAATTTTGCCATTTTTCTTATGACAAATCCtcatttaaagaaaaatattaagcaTATATATGCCATGGGAGGTGCTGTCAGATCAACCTGCTCCGGAAATGCCTCTTCAGTGATGTGTGGTGACATTGGTAATCTGTTTCAACAAGACAGCAATCCGTATGGAGAGTACAATATCTTTGGAGATCCTTTTGCTGCGTACACG GTATTGCATTCTGGCATTCCAGTTACGCTCGTTCCTCTGGATGCAACAAGAACGATTCCTCTAGATGAGCCTTTTTTCAAAGCATTTGAGCAGAAACAGGATACATATGAGGCACAATATAGCTTCCAGACCTTGAAAATGGTTCGTGATACATGGTCGAACGATGAATTTTATAAG GAATTTTGCATCTGGGATGCTTTTATGGTTGGTGTAGCGTTATCTCAAATGCGTAGTTTAGAGAGAGATCACAGAGAAAATGAATTTGCTAAATTGGTGTACATGAACCTCACAGTGATTACTTCAAACAGACCTTATGGAATATCAGATGGCTCAAACCCTCTCATCGATGGGCATTTGATCCCAAAGTTCGGCGTACAGAAGAATGGTGTGCACAGTGGTCATGTTCAGATGGGAATGAAAGACCCATTTTGCCTCGTCAAAGAGGGGAAAGGAAAATGTCAG GATGGTTACACAAAGGAGACAATTGGCGCGGAAGCAGTTAGCATACTTGTTGCAACAGGAGCTAAGCGAGATCATGACAGTAACAGTACTCGTGCCAAATATTTCTACGACAGTTTCTTGGAT GTTATAAATCGACCTAAGAAAACTGAACGCCCGAATATTAGAACACAGCTTCCACTCCACGAGAGCGTACTTCACAAACCAGATTTCGGAAAGAAATTGATGGGTAAAGCTCTAGTATTTGATATGGATATGAGTGCTGGGGACTTTCTAGTTCTTCTGTATCTCCTAAAATTACCTGTGGAAAGGATCAACCTCAAG GGAATACTAGTTAGTGCTAATGGGTGGGCAACTGCTGCAACCATAGACGTTGTTTATGACATACTGCATATGATGGGCCGTGATGATATTCCAGTTGGTCTAGGAAATGTATTTGCAGTTGGGCAATCTTATTCATCTTTCACTTCTCTCGGAGACTGCACGTACATCAGTTCCATTCCTCAGGGTAGTGGTGGCTCCTTGGACTCTGACACACTCTATGGATTTGCTCGTGCCTTACCTCGTAGTCCTAGGAG ATACAGACTAGCAACCAAGGAATTCCCCAGACTTGGACAGCCAACTGCACTAGATGTTTGGAAGTCCATTGTAAAATCACTTGATCCAGGATCCAAGATTACTTTGTTGACCAATGGACCTTTGACAAATTTAGCCGAAATCATTCTTTCTGAGAACACAGACTCAGTGGTCCAG CAGGATGTATATATTGTTGGGGGACACATTCGCCATGATAATGAGCAAGGAAATCTGTTCACTGTTCCTTCAAACAAATATGCAGAATTCAACATGTTTCTTGACCCTTTGGCTGCAAAAGTAGTTTTTGATTCGAAACTGAACATAACATTGATACCATTGGGGATACAGAAGCAAGTCAGTTCCTTTCAGAATATTCTTGATAAATTAAAGTTAACAGGTACGACTCCTGAAGCTGTATTTGCCCGGCATCTACTTTGGAGATTATGGAAACTGAAACAGAAGCATCATAGATACCGTCACATG GATACATTTCTAGGGGAAACCCTTGGTGCTGTAATCTTGGGTAGCTGTCATCCTCAACTAAACCCAACCTTTAAGTTTATGCCCCTCAAAGTGGTGGCTGAGGGAGATGTATCAGTGATCGCGCAGCTACTTGTTGATGAACATCAATCAAAGATGGTGAAGATACTGAGCAGTGTAAATCCAGAGGCATATCATGAAGAATTTGCTAACATATTAGGTGAACAAAAGCAGTCTGCTGTTGTAGCAAGCTTTGTTgaggaaaataaaattattgggTGCCCAACCAAATAG
- the LOC137745462 gene encoding nucleoside hydrolase 3-like yields MHLCQSKYALDLLSCTKFTDAKPISTPVSSGHKLNVHVGDPYDKPEVYRSVVGALQYITITRLYLSYAVNQSSKKQKTVSRSSAEAEYRQLAYTTAELLWFRSLFKDLHLHLVCPQIWCHNISSITLASNPVFHARTKHLEVDYHYVREKVVRGQLLVNYICSQDQLADLFTKGLLSSCFKFLVSKLPVVPQPVSLRGCADNTITMMFGRVLWMLTVIGCFQVLLNPVKAQPRRILVDTDVDADDVLALLYLLKQNKTEFDLTAISINVNGWSDAGHAVNYVYDILAMMDRNDIPVGVGGEGGILPNGTILPNVGGYLPLIDQGESTAGGCRYKQAVPPGQHGHLDINTNYGVRRALLPQGDRKYVPLQQPTAQQVMKDAISAGPITVFIMGTHTNIAVFLMTNPSLKKNIEHIYAMGGAVRSTCSENVTSVLYINPYAEFNIFGDPFAAYTVLHSGIPVTLVPLDATRTIPLDEPTFKAFEQKQDTYEAQYSFQSLKMVRDTWPNDEFYKQFCMWDSFMVGVALSQMRSSERDDKENEFAKLEYMNLTVITSNRPYGISDGSNPLIDGRLITKFGVQKNGVHSGHVQMGMEDPFCLVKEGKGKCQDGYTKETTGAEAVTVLVATEAKRDHDRNSTRAKDFYDSFLDVINRPKKTGRPKIRTQLPLHESVLRKPDFGRKLMGKNLVFDMDMSAGDFLALLYLLKLPVERINLKGILVSANGWATAATIDVVYDILHMMGRDDIPVGLGNVFAVGQSYSSFSSLGDCTYISSIPQGSGGSLDSDTLYGFARALPRSPRRYRLATKEFPGLGQPTAIDVWKSIVKSLDPGSKITLLTNGPLTNLAEILLSENADSMVQDAYIVGGYIRHGNEQGNLFTVPSNKYAEFNMFLDPLAAKAVLDSKLNITVISWGIQKQVSSFQNILDKLNLTDTTPEAVFARDLLSRLWKLKQKHDRYRHMDTFLGEILGAVILGSSHPQLNPTFKFMPLKVVAVGDVSVIGQLLVDEHQSKMVKILSSVNPEAYHEEFANILGAQK; encoded by the exons ATGCATCTTTGTCAGTCTAAATATGCATTAGACTTGCTCTCTTGCACCAAATTCACTGACGCAAAGCCAATATCCACCCCGGTCTCATCTGGTCACAAGCTCAATGTGCATGTAGGCGACCCGTATGACAAACCAGAGGTGTATCGTAGTGTAGTTGGCGCACTACAATACATCACCATTACACGCCTATATCTATCTTATGCTGTCAACCAA AGTTCTAAGAAGCAGAAGACAGTATCTCGGTCTAGTGCTGAAGCTGAGTACAGGCAGCTAGCATACACTACAGCTGAGCTATTGTGGTTCAGGTCTTTATTCAAGGACTTGCATTTGCATTTGGTTTGTCCTCAAATTTGGTGTCATAATATCTCGTCTATAACTCTGGCATCTAATCCGGTATTCCATGCACGAACCAAACACTTGGAAGTTGATTATCACTATGTCCGGGAGAAGGTTGTTCGTGGTCAATTAttggttaattatatttgttcGCAAGACCAACTTGCTGACTTGTTCACCAAAGGTCTGTTGTCATCTTGTTTTAAATTTCTTGTCTCCAAGCTTCCGGTTGTTCCACAGCCTGTCAGCTTGCGGGGG TGTGCTGACAATACTATAACAATGATGTTCGGAAGAGTGCTTTGGATGCTTACTGTAATCGGATGTTTTCAAGTTCTGCTAAATCCCGTCAAAGCTCAACCTCGCcggattcttgtcgatacagaCGTGGATGCAGATGATGTTCTTGCTCTCTTATATCTCTTGAAGCAAAACAAGACAGAATTCGACTTGACG GCTATTAGTATAAATGTAAATGGATGGAGTGATGCCGGGCATGCTGTAAATTATGTATACGACATTCTTGCTATGATGGATCGCAACGACATTCCTGTTGGTGTTGGAGGTGAAGGTGGCATTTTGCCTAATGGAACCATCCTTCCAAATGTTGGGGGATATCTTCCTCTTATTGACCAG GGCGAGTCCACAGCCGGCGGTTGCAGATACAAGCAGGCAGTACCGCCAGGCCAACATGGTCACCTAGATATAAATACAAACTACGGCGTACGCAGGGCTTTACTTCCCCAGGGTGACAGGAAATATGTACCACTTCAACAACCTACAGCTCAACAAGTGATGAAAGATGCAATATCTGCAGGTCCTATCACTGTGTTTATTATGGGAACCCACACAAATATAGCCGTTTTTCTTATGACGAATCCTAGTctgaagaaaaatattgagCATATATATGCCATGGGAGGTGCTGTCAGATCAACCTGCTCCGAAAATGTAACTTCAGTTCTGT ACATCAATCCGTACGCTGAGTTCAATATCTTTGGAGATCCTTTTGCTGCGTACACG GTATTGCATTCTGGCATTCCAGTCACGCTCGTTCCTCTGGATGCAACAAGAACGATTCCTCTAGATGAGCCAACTTTCAAAGCATTTGAGCAGAAACAGGATACATATGAGGCACAATATAGCTTCCAATCTTTGAAAATGGTTCGTGATACATGGCCGAACGATGAATTTTATAAG CAATTTTGCATGTGGGATTCTTTTATGGTTGGTGTAGCATTATCTCAAATGCGTAGTTCAGAGAGAGAtgacaaagaaaatgaatttgCCAAATTGGAGTACATGAACCTCACAGTGATTACTTCGAATAGACCTTATGGAATATCAGACGGCTCAAACCCTCTCATCGATGGGCGTTTGATCACAAAGTTCGGTGTACAGAAGAATGGGGTGCATAGTGGTCATGTTCAGATGGGAATGGAAGATCCGTTTTGCCTTGTCAAAGAGGGGAAAGGAAAATGTCAG GATGGTTACACAAAGGAGACAACTGGTGCGGAAGCAGTTACCGTACTTGTTGCAACAGAAGCTAAGCGAGATCATGACAGGAACAGTACTCGTGCCAAAGATTTCTACGACAGTTTCTTGGAT GTTATAAATCGACCTAAGAAAACTggacggccgaaaattagaaCGCAGCTTCCACTCCACGAGAGTGTACTTCGAAAACCAGATTTTGGAAGGAAATTGATGGGCAAAAACCTAGTCTTCGATATGGATATGAGTGCTGGGgatttcctagctcttctataTCTCCTAAAATTACCTGTGGAAAGGATCAACCTCAAG GGAATACTAGTTAGTGCTAATGGGTGGGCAACCGCTGCAACCATAGATGTTGTATATGACATACTGCATATGATGGGCCGTGATGATATTCCTGTTGGTCTTGGAAATGTATTTGCAGTTGGGCAATCTTATtcatctttctcttctctcggAGACTGCACGTACATCAGTTCTATTCCTCAGGGTAGTGGTGGCTCCTTGGACTCTGACACACTCTATGGATTTGCTCGTGCCTTACCTCGTAGTCCTAGGAG ATACAGACTAGCAACCAAGGAATTCCCCGGACTTGGACAGCCAACTGCAATAGATGTTTGGAAGTCCATTGTAAAATCACTCGATCCAGGATCCAAGATTACTTTGCTGACCAATGGACCTTTGACAAATTTAGCCGAAATCCTTCTTTCTGAGAATGCAGACTCAATGGTCCAG gatgcaTATATTGTTGGGGGATACATTCGCCATGGTAACGAGCAAGGGAATCTGTTCACTGTTCCTTCAAACAAATACGCGGAATTCAACATGTTTCTTGACCCGTTGGCTGCAAAAGCAGTTTTAGATTCAAAACTGAACATAACAGTGATTTCATGGGGGATACAGAAGCAAGTCAGTTCCTTCCAGAATATTCTTGATAAATTAAATCTAACAGATACGACTCCTGAAGCTGTATTTGCCAGGGATCTACTTTCGAGGTTATGGAAACTGAAACAGAAGCATGACAGATACCGTCACATG GATACATTTCTAGGGGAAATCCTTGGTGCCGTAATCTTGGGTAGCAGTCATCCTCAACTAAACCCAACCTTTAAGTTTATGCCCCTCAAGGTGGTGGCCGTCGGAGATGTATCGGTAATCGGGCAGCTACTGGTCGATGAACATCAATCAAAGATGGTGAAGATACTGAGCAGTGTAAATCCAGAGGCATATCATGAAGAATTTGCTAACATATTAGGTGCACAAAAGTAG